In Bombina bombina isolate aBomBom1 chromosome 6, aBomBom1.pri, whole genome shotgun sequence, a single genomic region encodes these proteins:
- the LOC128662532 gene encoding protein SCO2 homolog, mitochondrial, which yields MAIWSILGKFHSLCLHSVAITCRVFPKCSTFTNSCVTPARTFSLSSSLQQKQHINSKRQPISLRLRLAVTGVIGGAALGTWLYLRWEKQEQQKMQRIKQLRTLAVGQGDFHLLDHNGQPCFKQDLRGKWVLLYFGFTHCPDICPDELQKLSSAVSILDKDPSLPPVLPVFITVDPERDSVSALAKYVSEFHPRLLGLTGTSEQVKQAAQGYRVYYSTGQPDKDNDYIVDHTIIIYLLNPDGLFTDYYNRGKTEQDIAESVKRHMQTYTSLLR from the coding sequence ATGGCCATCTGGAGTATATTGGGCAAGTTCCACTCTCTCTGCCTTCACAGTGTAGCAATTACCTGCAGGGTTTTCCCCAAGTGTTCAACTTTTACAAACAGCTGTGTAACCCCTGCAAGAactttctctctttcctcctcaTTACAGCAGAAGCAACATATTAATTCTAAAAGGCAGCCCATCTCCCTGCGCTTGCGGCTGGCTGTGACAGGTGTTATTGGTGGAGCAGCACTCGGAACATGGCTCTACCTTCGGTGGGAGAAGCAGGAGCAGCAGAAGATGCAGAGGATAAAGCAGCTCAGGACGTTAGCTGTGGGGCAGGGAGACTTTCATCTGTTGGACCACAATGGTCAGCCATGTTTCAAACAGGATCTGAGGGGGAAGTGGGTTCTGCTGTATTTTGGTTTTACTCACTGCCCAGACATCTGTCCTGATGAGCTACAGAAACTGAGCTCTGCAGTGTCCATCCTGGATAAGGACCCTTCCCTGCCCCCTGTGTTGCCAGTTTTTATCACTGTGGACCCAGAACGTGACAGTGTGTCGGCCCTGGCCAAGTACGTGAGTGAGTTTCACCCGCGGCTCCTGGGGCTCACAGGGACCTCAGAGCAGGTGAAGCAGGCAGCACAAGGTTATCGCGTGTATTACAGCACCGGGCAGCCAGATAAGGACAATGACTATATTGTGGATCACACGATTATCATTTATTTGCTTAACCCAGATGGGCTGTTCACAGATTACTACAACCGAGGGAAGACAGAGCAGGATATTGCAGAGAGCGTGAAGCGACACATGCAAACGTATACATCTCTCCTCAGATGA